A window of Roseofilum reptotaenium CS-1145 contains these coding sequences:
- a CDS encoding glycerophosphodiester phosphodiesterase family protein — MSKPVIIAHRGASGYRPEHTLAAYALAIAQGAEAIELDIVPTQDGELVVRHDSELSQTTDIMTHPELSHYRTTKTLYGQTLEGWFTEDLTLAEIKTLQAKEPFSFRSSDYDFQFKILTLSEVLNWHQVTQQKVQRPIDLYIEIKHSHYFRSLGLPIEEPLIELLQAQGYHLSTDPILILSFEIENLQYLRSLTNLRLIQLMAQAEDQPYDRMMQGDPVTYQELLSLPQLTQIAQYANGLGLQKQLLWSNGRQALVDQCHKLNLTVHIWTFRHESQFVLPVFSGDWQQELKGFMSFNIDGLFTDFPDIVL, encoded by the coding sequence ATGTCAAAACCGGTGATTATTGCCCATCGGGGAGCGAGCGGATATCGCCCAGAGCATACACTAGCAGCTTATGCGTTGGCGATCGCCCAAGGCGCAGAGGCTATAGAATTAGATATTGTCCCCACTCAAGACGGTGAGTTAGTAGTGCGCCATGATTCGGAGTTAAGCCAAACCACCGATATCATGACTCATCCAGAATTATCCCATTATCGAACGACTAAAACCCTCTATGGACAAACCCTAGAGGGCTGGTTTACCGAAGATTTAACCCTGGCAGAAATCAAGACCTTACAAGCAAAAGAACCCTTCAGTTTTCGCTCCTCTGATTATGATTTCCAGTTTAAAATTTTAACCCTATCTGAAGTTTTGAATTGGCATCAAGTCACCCAACAGAAAGTACAACGCCCGATCGATCTCTATATAGAAATCAAGCATTCCCATTATTTTCGCAGCCTAGGCTTACCCATTGAAGAGCCATTAATCGAATTGCTTCAAGCACAAGGTTATCACCTTTCGACTGACCCCATTTTAATTCTGTCTTTTGAAATTGAAAACTTGCAATATTTACGCTCTTTAACCAACTTGCGCCTGATTCAACTGATGGCACAAGCTGAGGATCAACCCTACGATCGTATGATGCAAGGCGATCCAGTCACCTATCAGGAGTTACTAAGTTTACCCCAATTGACCCAAATCGCCCAATACGCCAATGGTCTAGGATTACAGAAACAACTGTTGTGGTCAAACGGTAGACAAGCTTTAGTCGATCAATGCCACAAGCTCAATCTAACCGTCCATATCTGGACTTTTCGCCACGAAAGTCAGTTTGTTTTACCTGTTTTTTCTGGAGATTGGCAACAAGAACTCAAAGGGTTTATGAGTTTTAATATTGATGGTTTATTTACCGATTTTCCAGATATAGTTTTATAA